One part of the Ralstonia pickettii genome encodes these proteins:
- the def gene encoding peptide deformylase, translating into MALLNILQYPDPRLHKVAKPVAVVDDRIRKLVADMAETMYEAPGVGLAATQVDVHERVITIDVSESRDELRVFINPEILWASDEHKVWDEGCLSVPDIYDKVDRPARVRVRALNEKGETFELEADDLLAVCIQHEMDHLMGKVFVEYLSPLKQTRIRSKLKKHQRDAAPQR; encoded by the coding sequence ATGGCCCTACTGAATATCCTGCAATACCCTGATCCGCGGCTGCATAAAGTCGCCAAGCCGGTTGCCGTTGTGGATGACCGCATCCGCAAACTCGTCGCCGATATGGCCGAGACCATGTATGAGGCACCCGGAGTGGGCCTGGCCGCCACGCAGGTCGACGTGCACGAGCGCGTGATCACCATCGACGTGTCCGAGTCGCGAGACGAGCTGCGCGTGTTCATCAACCCGGAGATCCTCTGGGCAAGTGACGAGCACAAGGTCTGGGACGAAGGCTGCCTGTCGGTGCCTGATATCTATGACAAGGTCGATCGCCCGGCCCGTGTGCGCGTGCGGGCACTAAACGAAAAGGGCGAAACGTTCGAACTGGAGGCCGACGACCTGCTGGCCGTGTGCATCCAGCACGAGATGGATCATCTGATGGGCAAGGTCTTCGTCGAATACCTCTCGCCGCTCAAGCAGACGCGCATCCGGTCCAAGCTCAAGAAGCACCAACGCGACGCGGCGCCCCAGCGTTGA